A portion of the Zootoca vivipara chromosome 6, rZooViv1.1, whole genome shotgun sequence genome contains these proteins:
- the LOC118087165 gene encoding chymotrypsin-C-like: protein MFKLVFIALILGYAHGCGKSAYPPNISRVVGGEDARPHSWPWQVSLQYNKNGVWAHTCGGTLIESNWVLTAAHCISSSRTYRVLLGKQNLKEEEAGSVAVAVEKSIVHEKWNSFLVINDIALLKLAEHVQFSDTIQASCLPATDTVLAQDYPCYVTGWGRLSTNGPISDNLQQALLPIVDHQTCTKRDWWGSMVKTTMVCAGGDGVVSGCNGDSGGPLNCQGSSNWEVHGIVSFGSGLGCNTAKKPTVFTRVSAYTDWIQEKINEN, encoded by the exons ATGTTCAAGTTGGTCTTTATCGCTTTGATCCTGGGCTACG CCCACGGCTGTGGCAAATCTGCTTATCCACCCAACATTTCCCGTGTTGTCGGAGGTGAGGATGCCAGACCCCATAGCTGGCCTTGGCAG GTCTCCCTCCAGTACAACAAGAATGGAGTCTGGGCTCACACATGTGGAGGGACCCTGATTGAGTCCAACTGGGTCTTGACAGCTGCTCATTGCATCAG CTCCAGTCGGACTTACCGTGTCCTTTTGGGCAAACAAAACCTGAAAGAAGAAGAGGCCGGCTCTGTGGCTGTTGCTGTGGAGAAGTCGATCGTCCACGAGAAGTGGAACTCCTTCTTGGTCAT TAACGACATTGCCCTCCTCAAACTGGCCGAGCATGTGCAGTTCAGTGACACGATCCAGGCCTCTTGCCTCCCTGCCACAGACACTGTGCTAGCCCAGGATTACCCCTGCTATGTCACTGGATGGGGACGACTCTCAA CCAATGGCCCCATCTCTGACAACCTTCAGCAGGCCTTGCTTCCTATAGTAGATCATCAGACTTGCACCAAACGGGACTGGTGGGGCTCCATGGTCAAGACCACAATGGTGTGCGCAGGAGGCGATGGTGTCGTTTCAGGTTGCAAT GGGGATTCTGGAGGACCCTTGAACTGCCAAGGCAGCAGCAACTGGGAAGTTCATGGCATTGTAAGCTTTGGATCGGGTTTGGGCTGCAACACCGCTAAGAAGCCGACCGTTTTCACCCGTGTGTCTGCTTACACTGATTGGATTCAGGAG AAAATCAATGAGAACTGA